In a single window of the Sphingosinicella microcystinivorans genome:
- a CDS encoding formylglycine-generating enzyme family protein yields the protein MNARPCILLAAAALLCSQGAHAQPPSAPDMVEIPGGVFAMGATVDRGYGPIDGPTHDVRVRRFALAKREVTVGEFRAFVKATGYAPERKCNVYDAGTSWHIDPARSWSSPGFAQDEDHPVVCVSWADTQAYMAWLGAGTGERYRLPSEAEMEYVTQAGGVDVSHATANIGKVECCGGAAEGRDVWIETAPVASFPADRLGLHDIRGNVWEWQADCYHANYDGAPDDGTARTACPEPGYHSIRGGSYGDAGEFHDPRFRLRGPADQGFFTVGFRLTRDL from the coding sequence GTGAACGCTAGGCCCTGCATCCTGCTTGCGGCCGCCGCGCTGCTCTGTTCGCAAGGCGCACACGCGCAGCCGCCTTCGGCGCCGGACATGGTGGAGATTCCCGGCGGCGTCTTCGCGATGGGCGCGACCGTGGACCGCGGCTACGGCCCCATCGACGGACCGACGCACGATGTCCGCGTTCGCCGCTTCGCCCTGGCGAAGCGCGAGGTGACCGTCGGGGAGTTCCGCGCGTTCGTGAAGGCGACGGGCTACGCGCCCGAAAGGAAATGCAACGTCTACGACGCTGGGACGAGCTGGCACATCGACCCCGCCCGCAGCTGGTCGTCTCCCGGCTTCGCGCAGGACGAGGATCATCCCGTCGTCTGCGTCAGCTGGGCCGATACGCAGGCCTATATGGCGTGGCTCGGCGCCGGGACCGGCGAGCGGTATCGGCTGCCGTCCGAAGCGGAGATGGAATACGTCACGCAGGCGGGCGGCGTGGACGTGAGCCACGCCACGGCGAATATCGGCAAGGTGGAATGCTGCGGCGGCGCGGCAGAGGGTCGCGACGTCTGGATCGAAACGGCCCCGGTCGCCAGCTTCCCCGCCGACCGGCTCGGCCTTCACGACATTCGCGGAAACGTCTGGGAATGGCAGGCGGACTGCTACCACGCGAACTACGACGGCGCTCCCGACGACGGAACGGCGCGCACGGCGTGCCCGGAGCCCGGCTATCACAGCATCAGGGGCGGCTCCTACGGCGACGCCGGCGAATTCCACGATCCCCGCTTCCGCCTGCGCGGCCCCGCCGACCAGGGCTTCTTCACCGTGGGCTTCCGCCTCACCCGCGATCTCTAG
- a CDS encoding amidohydrolase family protein — MTIRPAFRSMLIAAAAATAIAGAVSAQDAPEILTFPARDVALTLTEGTWMSVDVSPDGKTILFDLLNDIYAMPAAGGEAKAILSGPATQRSPQFSPDGRSILYLSDEDGADNIWVADADGRNARQISRETMAMIAAPSWSPDGRSIAATKTSASVSDMRTSEIRRFDVAGGADTQIVEPPSSGKDIQEPRYAPDGRALYYTERVGGIHYVHLNPGLSNFVIRRRDLVSGETADLISGFGSATSPQVSPDGKMIAFIRRVGARTVLFRYDIDTRAQTAVYQDLDRDLQADYLAQEHYYPAFDWFPDNVHVAIWGKGKLYKVNMRSGAATQIPFRLTARHRIHETLRARLDLAPDRVEAKIIRQIAPSPDGRTLAFRALGALWLQDMAGAAPPRRLTNGTGAETGPTWSPDGKSIAYADWNDETGSELRLRRLAGGRESVVAKSRGIIGEPVFSNDGKSIAYRIFDADSAMGGAADPGGLYVVSLDGGKPRFLAKAAGLARFSPDDSRIYFMGVPDYGARRAVILRSVAVTGGDARDHAYAETADTGDFTLSPDLGWIAFKEEQELHLMPFPAAGDTAAKITAKDNPSARRLTRSGGFEMAWSADSARLYWTLGPGLYSAAPGDAAAGAPARTIALSAPADVPGGSIAFTNARILPMTGDDTVIARGTVVVEGNRIKAVGGEGGVAIPANAKVVNLGGRTLMPGFFDAHGHIDCCYGTSAMPQKHPTRYAALAYGITTNFDPYANELPSYETGEMTIAGRMVGPRWLTTGNVIYGRAGKPDRVFNRIESLEDARAIARRKAAITDGAILKSYKLTTRAQKQWLLQAASENGQMVDAEGAGHFYDNVSMILDGYTNLEHNLPVATYYDDLLQLFRNARLSTTPTLIVTFGELFGENYIYQHQEPWKESKVRTFIPGVNNAYNPISGPSDAPLYVRAMQSVHQADALYDVGFRSVGRSIKRLDDAGVTVNVGSHGQSSGIAIHWEMQLLAEGGMAPMRILRAATVNGARTFGLDHQLGTIEPGKLADLIVLDRDPLADIRNTNSVRYTMVNGRLYESETMNEIGNHPRARSKFFWEMTDQHGIDWNPAWGEAGRER, encoded by the coding sequence ATGACGATCAGACCGGCGTTTCGCAGCATGTTGATCGCCGCGGCGGCGGCGACCGCAATAGCAGGCGCCGTTTCGGCGCAGGACGCGCCGGAGATCCTGACGTTCCCGGCTCGCGACGTGGCGCTCACGCTCACCGAAGGCACGTGGATGAGCGTCGACGTCAGCCCGGACGGCAAGACGATCCTGTTCGATCTGCTGAACGACATCTATGCGATGCCCGCCGCCGGCGGCGAGGCGAAGGCGATCCTCTCCGGCCCCGCGACCCAGCGCAGCCCCCAGTTCAGCCCCGACGGACGCAGCATCCTGTACCTCAGCGACGAGGACGGCGCGGACAATATCTGGGTCGCCGACGCGGACGGCCGCAACGCCCGCCAGATCAGCCGCGAAACGATGGCGATGATCGCCGCGCCCTCGTGGTCGCCCGACGGCAGGTCCATCGCGGCGACGAAGACCAGCGCCTCGGTGTCCGACATGCGCACCTCGGAAATCCGGCGCTTCGACGTGGCGGGCGGCGCCGACACGCAGATCGTCGAGCCGCCGAGCAGCGGCAAGGACATCCAGGAGCCCCGCTACGCGCCGGACGGCCGGGCGCTCTATTACACGGAGCGCGTTGGCGGCATCCACTACGTCCATCTCAATCCGGGTTTGTCGAACTTCGTCATCCGCCGGCGCGACCTCGTCTCCGGCGAGACGGCCGACCTGATTTCCGGCTTCGGCAGCGCCACCAGCCCGCAGGTCTCGCCGGACGGAAAGATGATCGCGTTCATCCGCCGCGTCGGCGCCAGGACCGTGCTTTTCCGCTACGACATCGACACCCGCGCGCAGACCGCCGTCTATCAGGACCTCGATCGCGACCTGCAGGCGGACTATCTGGCGCAGGAGCATTATTACCCGGCGTTCGACTGGTTCCCGGACAATGTCCACGTCGCGATCTGGGGCAAGGGCAAGCTCTACAAGGTGAACATGCGCAGCGGCGCGGCGACCCAGATTCCGTTCCGCCTCACCGCCCGCCACCGCATCCACGAGACGTTGCGCGCCCGGCTCGACCTCGCGCCGGACCGCGTCGAGGCGAAGATCATCCGCCAGATCGCCCCGTCGCCCGACGGCAGGACGCTGGCGTTCCGCGCGCTCGGCGCGTTGTGGCTGCAGGACATGGCGGGCGCCGCGCCGCCGCGGCGGCTGACGAACGGCACGGGCGCCGAGACCGGCCCCACATGGTCGCCCGACGGCAAATCCATCGCCTATGCCGACTGGAACGACGAGACCGGGAGCGAGCTTCGCCTTCGCAGGCTCGCGGGCGGGCGCGAAAGCGTCGTCGCGAAAAGCCGGGGCATCATCGGCGAACCCGTCTTCTCGAACGACGGCAAGAGCATCGCCTACCGCATCTTCGACGCGGACAGCGCGATGGGCGGCGCAGCCGATCCCGGCGGCCTCTATGTCGTGAGCCTCGACGGCGGGAAGCCCCGCTTCCTTGCGAAGGCCGCGGGCCTTGCGCGCTTTTCGCCCGACGATTCGCGCATCTATTTCATGGGCGTGCCGGACTACGGCGCAAGGCGCGCGGTGATCCTGCGCAGCGTGGCGGTGACGGGCGGCGACGCGCGCGACCATGCCTATGCGGAAACGGCGGATACCGGCGACTTCACGCTCAGCCCCGATCTCGGGTGGATCGCCTTCAAGGAGGAGCAGGAGCTCCACCTCATGCCCTTCCCGGCCGCGGGCGACACCGCCGCGAAGATCACCGCGAAGGACAATCCGTCCGCCCGGCGATTGACGCGGTCGGGCGGTTTCGAAATGGCGTGGAGCGCCGATTCCGCACGGCTCTACTGGACGCTGGGGCCCGGCCTCTACAGCGCCGCGCCGGGAGATGCCGCCGCCGGCGCGCCCGCCCGGACGATCGCGCTCAGCGCCCCCGCCGACGTGCCTGGCGGCAGCATCGCCTTCACCAACGCGCGCATCCTGCCGATGACCGGGGACGACACCGTGATCGCGCGCGGCACGGTCGTGGTCGAAGGCAATCGCATCAAGGCCGTGGGCGGCGAAGGCGGCGTGGCCATTCCCGCGAACGCAAAGGTCGTGAATCTCGGCGGACGCACGCTGATGCCGGGCTTCTTCGATGCGCACGGCCATATCGACTGCTGCTACGGCACGAGCGCGATGCCGCAGAAGCACCCGACGCGCTACGCCGCGCTCGCCTACGGCATCACCACGAATTTCGATCCCTATGCGAACGAGCTTCCGAGCTACGAAACCGGCGAGATGACGATCGCCGGCAGGATGGTCGGCCCGCGCTGGCTCACCACCGGCAACGTCATCTACGGCCGCGCCGGCAAGCCCGACCGTGTGTTCAACCGCATCGAGAGCCTCGAGGACGCGCGCGCCATCGCGCGGCGCAAGGCGGCGATCACGGACGGCGCGATCCTCAAGAGCTACAAGCTCACAACCCGCGCGCAGAAGCAGTGGCTTCTTCAGGCCGCCTCCGAAAACGGCCAGATGGTGGACGCCGAGGGCGCCGGACACTTCTACGACAATGTCAGCATGATCCTCGACGGCTACACCAACCTCGAGCACAACCTGCCCGTCGCCACCTACTACGACGATCTTCTCCAGCTCTTCAGGAACGCCCGGCTCTCGACGACGCCGACGCTGATCGTCACCTTCGGCGAGCTGTTCGGCGAGAACTACATCTACCAGCATCAGGAGCCGTGGAAGGAATCGAAGGTCCGCACCTTCATTCCGGGCGTCAACAACGCCTACAATCCCATCTCCGGCCCGTCGGACGCGCCCCTGTACGTCCGCGCCATGCAATCGGTCCATCAGGCCGACGCGCTCTACGACGTCGGCTTCCGCTCCGTCGGCCGCTCGATCAAGCGGCTCGACGATGCCGGCGTCACCGTCAACGTCGGCTCGCACGGCCAGTCCTCGGGCATCGCCATCCACTGGGAGATGCAGCTCCTCGCCGAAGGCGGCATGGCGCCGATGCGCATCCTTCGCGCGGCGACCGTCAACGGCGCGCGGACCTTCGGCCTCGATCACCAGCTCGGGACGATCGAGCCCGGAAAGCTCGCCGATCTCATCGTCCTCGATCGCGATCCGCTCGCCGACATCAGGAACACGAACAGCGTGCGCTACACGATGGTGAACGGCCGCCTCTACGAGTCCGAAACGATGAACGAGATCGGCAACCATCCGCGCGCGCGCAGCAAATTCTTCTGGGAAATGACCGATCAGCACGGGATCGACTGGAATCCCGCGTGGGGGGAGGCGGGACGTGAACGCTAG
- a CDS encoding Crp/Fnr family transcriptional regulator codes for MGVEPAVSLDRIGMLELFRSLPAEALEEVRLVMRIERVAKDVAIFRQGDLVSRAYALDTGSVRIVQSGSDGGQAIVRFIGPGEMFGTVPLFTDHRFPADAVTVEASRVLTWSEPDLSSLMARYPGIAINLIRALGVRMAQLQERVRELTTQRVEQRIAQAILRLAAQSGRGGARGTTINIPLRRKDLAEFAGTTLHTASRTVAAWEKAGILTSSGQRLTIHDPGAVRRLAEGRAD; via the coding sequence ATGGGCGTGGAGCCTGCCGTGTCGCTCGACAGGATCGGGATGCTCGAACTGTTCCGCTCGCTTCCGGCCGAAGCGCTGGAGGAGGTCCGTCTCGTCATGCGTATCGAGCGCGTTGCGAAAGACGTCGCCATCTTCCGGCAGGGCGACCTCGTCTCCCGGGCCTATGCGCTCGATACGGGGAGCGTCCGCATCGTGCAGAGCGGCAGCGACGGCGGGCAGGCCATCGTCCGTTTCATCGGCCCCGGCGAGATGTTCGGCACCGTGCCGCTGTTTACCGACCATCGGTTCCCGGCCGATGCCGTAACCGTCGAGGCGTCGCGGGTGCTGACGTGGTCCGAGCCGGACCTGTCGAGCCTGATGGCCCGCTACCCGGGCATCGCGATCAACCTGATCCGGGCGCTCGGCGTGCGCATGGCGCAGCTTCAGGAGCGGGTCCGCGAATTGACCACTCAGCGCGTCGAACAGCGCATCGCGCAGGCCATCCTGCGGCTTGCCGCGCAGTCCGGGCGGGGCGGGGCGCGCGGAACGACGATCAATATACCGCTGCGGCGCAAGGATCTCGCCGAGTTCGCGGGAACCACGCTGCATACCGCCAGCCGCACGGTCGCGGCATGGGAAAAGGCGGGAATCCTGACCAGCAGCGGCCAGCGCCTCACCATCCATGATCCCGGCGCCGTTCGCCGCCTCGCGGAAGGCAGGGCGGACTAG